The Psilocybe cubensis strain MGC-MH-2018 chromosome 7, whole genome shotgun sequence genome has a window encoding:
- a CDS encoding Putative transcriptional regulatory protein (Putative transcriptional regulatory protein YJL206C) gives MSSSSPNRPSPETDKPIVKRAPGACAECRRKRGDKATRAGSKCTNCAIADVECVSVASQKPLLQRQREYIRILETRVNRLENYIQALFPGEDIETVISKPPPTDKDRVASHSSSPLVKESLVKKDHVSGGDPPESLGLADEEDIEHVALVKQLGSLNLTPSVIYRFFGAASPFMAAKQAATLKSMHTGIPDTGVHPKNYRRPLYWGMSSWESEWVTSPPAPYIYPDFDLMLDLVQIYFQKTNSLFPIIHEPTFMKGIMSGKHYGDQSFGMTVLLVCANGARYSKDPRVIFAPDAAGSEFSAGWHYFSQVPFHRRIMLYTPTVYDLQYYALAAVYLTGSSMCPVSCNLVGIGLRYAIEMGAHRRNGQDRPTADTEHMKRAFWALFCLDSIDSSFYGRPSGISHESIDIEYPVECDDEYWEHPNPAKAFKQPAGIPCKISSFIHLIKLCEVLGFASRTLYSTYKSKLLSGYLGGDWEIRMVAEIDSSLNKWKLSLPAHLVWDPHREDMLHFQQSAHLHYLLAYIQIQSHRLFLTRQSSLSFASLAMCTSAARSCGHIQEAAIARDLRILPQTIVRQDHPFKIVCH, from the exons ATGTCCAGTTCATCTCCCAATCGACCTTCGCCTGAAACTGATAAACCTATCGTGAAACGCGCCCCTGGAGCGTGTGCGGAGTGTAGACGCAAAAGGG GCGATAAGGCTACACGAGCTGGTTCTAAATGTACGAATTGCGCTATTGCGGACGTTGAATGTGTTTCTGTTGCATCTCAG AAACCACTGCTACAAAGACAACGAGA ATATATCCGCATATTGGAAACAAGAGTTAACAGGCTAGAAAATTACATACAAGCT CTTTTTCCAGGAGAAGATATTGAAACAGTCATCAGCAAGCCGCCACCCACCGATAAAGATCGTGTTGCTTCTCATAGCTCGTCTCCTCTGGTCAAAGAATCTCTGGTTAAGAAAGATCATGTAAGTGGAGGTGATCCTCCAGAGTCTTTAGGCTTGgccgatgaagaagacatcgAGCATGTCGCTCTTGTCAAGCAACTTGGGTCTTTGAATTTGACTCCAAGCGTCATATATCGATTCTTTGGAGCTGCCAGCCCGTTCATGGCAGCGAAGCAAGCTGCTACTTTGAAAAGTATGCATACTGGCATACCTGATACAGGAGTCCACCCCAAAAATTACAGAAGACCGTTGTACTGGGGTATGAGCTCT TGGGAATCTGAATGGGTAACATCACCTCCAGCACCTTATATTTACCCAGATTTCGATCTCATGCTCGACTTAGTCCAAATCTACTTTCAAAAAACTAACAGTCTCTTCCCTATTATTCACGAACCGACGTTCATGAAAGGCATTATGTCTGGTAAACACTACGGGGACCAATCGTTTGGCATGACAGTCCTTCTAGTCTGCGCGAATGGGGCAAGATACTCCAAGGATCCTCGAGTTATTTTCGCACCAGATGCGGCGGGCTCGGAGTTTTCTGCAGGCTGGCACTATTTCTCCCAGGTACCGTTCCATCGACGGATCATGCTGTATACCCCTACTGTGTACGATCTGCAGTACTATGCC TTGGCTGCCGTCTACCTCACTGGCTCGTCCATGTGCCCCGTGAGCTGCAACCTCGTCGGGATAGGGCTACGATACGCCATTGAGATGGGTGCACACCGTCGAAACGGCCAGGATCGCCCCACGGCAGATACGGAGCATATGAAACGCGCGTTTTG GGCGCTTTTCTGCTTGGACTCTATAGATAGCTCGTTCTACGGTCGGCCATCGGGCATCTCGCATGAATC TATTGATATCGAATATCCCGTTGAGTGTGACGATGAGTATTGGGAGCATCCGAACCCCGCGAAGGCGTTCAAACAGCCAGCAGGGATACCGTGTAAAATTTCAAGCTTTATTCATCTAATCAAGTTGTGCGAGGTTCTTGGATTTGCGTCGAGAACATTGTACTCCACGTATAAATCGAAATTGCTATCGGGATATCTGGGGGGTGACTGGGAGATACGCATGGTAGCCGAAATTGACTCGTCGCTCAACAAGTGGAAGCTGTCACTACCGGCGCATT TGGTCTGGGACCCCCACCGGGAGGATATGTTGCATTTCCAACAATCGGCCCATTTACACTACTTGCTTGCCTACATACAGATCCAGTCTCACCGTCTCTTTTTGACAAGACAATCATCCCTGTCGTTTGCGTCTCTCGCAATGTGTACGAGCGCTGCAAGGTCATGTGGCCATATTCAAGAAGCTGCTATCGCGAGAGATCTCCGAATTCTCCCACAGACCATCGTTCGTCAAGATCACCCCTTCAAGATCGTCTGCCACTGA